In Asticcacaulis sp. SL142, the sequence TTTCAGCGCCGCCTGAGCGAAGAGGCTATCCGCGCCCGCCGCCGTAAATCTGCACTGGCGCTGCATGTTATCGACCTCGACCGCTTTAAGGAGGTCAATGACACTCTGGGCCATCCGGTCGGTGATGATGTGCTCAAAATCGTGGCGCGCACCCTGATCGAACATTCCAGCAAGACCGATGTCATTGCGAGGCTTGGCGGGGATGAGTTCATGCTGCTCCAGACCGGCGTAAAGTCTGCCGAAGACGCCAGACTGCGGGCCGAACACCTGATCCATGCCGTGCGCAACGCGATCATGGATCACGTCCCGCTGACGGCGGGCATGGTCAGCGCCAGTCTGGGCTATGCGCTCTACCCGCAGGATGCCGCCAATATCGACCTTCTGATCCGCCATGCCGACATGGCCCTTTACCGTGCCAAAAGCGAAGGCCGCAACCGGGCCTGCGCCTTTGACGCCAGCATGGCCGATGCCGTCAATCACCGCCGCCGTCTTGAGCACGACCTGCGCGACGCCATGACCAACGGGGCCAGCGGATTATCTCTGGCCTATCAGCCGCAACTGCGTCTGAGCGATCAGACTGTGCTGGGCTTTGAGGCGTTGCTGCGCTGGAACCATCCGCAATTTGGGGCCATCGCCCCCGACATTTTCATCCCCATCGCCGAAGAAGCCGGGCTGATTGTGCCTCTGGGCGAGTGGATACTGAAAGAAGCCTGCACCACCGCCGCCACATGGGACATGCCGCTCACCATCGCCGTCAACCTGTCGCCGCTACAGATATTTGACGGCGATCTGGCCCATCACGTCCACGACATCCTGATCCGCACGGGGCTTGCGCCGTCACGGCTGGAACTGGAAGTGACCGAAGGTGTGCTGATCCAGAATACTGACCGGGCGCTGCATATTCTGCGACGTCTCAAGATGCTGGGCGTCAGCATCGCCATGGACGATTTCGGCACCGGCTATTCGTCGCTCAGCTATCTTCAGATTTTCCCGTTCGACAAGATCAAGATCGACCGCGCCTTCATCAGTGATCTGGAACGCAACGGCCATGCCAAGGCCATTGTGCGGGCCGTCATTGGTCTGGGTCATGCTATCGGGGTGCCGGTACTGGCCGAAGGGGTCGAAACCGAAAGCCAGCTTGAGATTTTGCGCAGCAATGGCTGCGACGAGGCCCAGGGCTTTCTGATCGGACGGCCCATGCCGCAGGCTTCGATTGCGTCCTACCTGTCGCTGTGGGCCCACCCCGCCTCAACGTCGCTCAGCCAAACGCCTCAAAAAATGTCCCGCGCGTAAGCTTGCCATCGATCTTGCAGATAACATCGACATGGGCTTTGAGACACACGGTCCGTTCCGGCAAGCGCGTGATGACGTGCTCAAACCGCGCGCGCGGGCCATGGCGCTGAACGGTTGAGGCTACTTCAAACCGCTCCCCGCCGGTAAGCGGCGAGAGAAACGTCAGATCCATGTGCGCCACCATCAGGAAGATATTACGCGCCACCAGATCCTTGAAATGCACCCCGTGCGCCTCCAGAAACTCATGGCGGGCATGTTCGCAATAGACCAGATAATTGGCGTTATTGACCACGCCTTGGGCGTCACATTCCGAATCACGCACCTTCATTTCGATAACAAACGGTGCGGCGTCTTGAGTGGTCATACCTGTCTCCGATTTTGGATAAACCATAGTTTACCCAGTGGCTGGTCAAAATAGCGGCCACATACCATGAGGGCAAGATACTCATAAAAACAAAACCTTATGATGCATACATAGTATACACTCGCGCCACAGGCAGCTTTAACATCATACCTTTTGCGTACCGTCAGCCTCAAAAACCCTTAAGGATAGGGTGTCCCGTAACTACGTGACATGACGTCCACGGATAATTCCCTCATAAAGCGAACATCCGGTTTGAGACGTTATGAGTGCGCGTCTCTGATGGAGCAAAGGGCGTTTTTCTTTGTTCCTGTGCGGGGTCAATGTGCCGCTCCCCCCCTGAGTACATGGCCCCGTGCAACGGAATGTTGCGTATCGCGTGCAGGCTTTCCATAAAAACCGCTAATTTTTCCGGAATGCCTCACGATCAGTTCAAGCGTACCTTTTGTTCCCCATAAGGATTACGGCTGTGACCACCGCCCCTCTTCCACGACTGCTGATCATTGATGACTGCGACGCCAATCTGGTGTTCGTGCGCTATATGATGACAGCCCTTGGGGCAGATTTCGACATTGCCCGCTCCGAAACCGAAGCCAAGGCCTTACTGGCTGGCGAATCGTATGGTGCCGTGCTGATCGACCATCAGCCGTCGCGGATCAATGCTCTGGGACTACTCGACTGGATGAGCGGCCTTGAGGTCAAACCGAGGGCGCTCGTGACCACCACCGATCCGTCGCGTCAGATCATCCAGCGTCTGTTTGATGCCGGATGCGATCACTTCCTTCACCGTCCGCTGAGCGCCAACGCCTTGTGCCGGCTTATCCCCGACATGCTGTTTGGCCACACGGACGGTCTGGCTCTGGCTGGGTAACTTGGCCGGGCAACCGGAGCCGGATACATTCCACCGCTGATAACGCTGACTTGAAAGGGACAGCCTTGTTTTGATGTGGTGTCCGCCGCCCGCATGGGCTAAACAGGGTTCGACGCCAATCGAATCCCGATAGCGCGTGACCGAAACATGGGGCGGGAGTCATGGGCCGGGCAGCAAAGAGTGATGAACCGGGTCTTCAGGACTATCTGGACCGGATTCACCGTGCCGAAAATTTCGATGACATATGGGCGTTACTCAATCAGTTTCGCGCCCGGAAGGGCTTCACCAGCCTGACCTACATGCATATCCCACCGCTGGGCGCACTTGATCAGGAAAAGCCCCTGATTGCCTCCGAAGGCTTTGCCCAGGACTGGGTCGCGCACTTCATAGAAAATGATTACATCAGTATCTCGCCGGTTATGGAGTATGCGCGCACCGCCATCACCCCATTCTGCTGGTCTGACATTATGAACGAAGACCTGCGCGACACCACGACCTCACCGGAAATCCGTAAGTATGTGACGAATTATCTGGCCTATAATGTGGGTGACGGTCTGGCGTTTCCGCTTTATGGGCCGATGGGGCGGCGCGCCCTGTGTTCGGTCGGACTACCTGAAATCAAAATGGCCGTCCCTGCGGTTTTACGTCAGGAATTGCAGATCATCTTTCAGGGGGCTCATTTACGCTATTGCGACCTGATCCTGCAAAGCCAGTCAAAGCAAGCCGACCTGTCGCCGCGTGAAGTCGAAATCCTCAGTTGGGTGGCGCGGGGAAAGTCCAACAGCGTTATCGCCAACATCCTTGAGGTCTCAACCCACACCATCGACACCCACATGCGCCGCATCTATGCCAAGCTGAATGTCACCGACCGGGTGGCCGCCGCCATTTACGGCGTCGGGGCTGGTATTCTCAAATAGCCCGCCGAAAGGTCAGGTTGTACCGTCGCGCGCCGATGCCCGGACAGTGGCCCGGTTTCAGCGGGGCGATGCCATGAAACCTGAGCCGCGAAGCCCCACCGAACACCACCACATCGCCATGCCGCAAGATGATCTTTTGTGTCGGATCAGTCCGCGCCATACCGCCCCACAGGAAGACCGCCTCAAGTCCCAGTGACACCGACACAATCGGCTGGCTGAGATCGGTTTCATCGCGGTCCTGATGCAGGGACATACGCGCCCCCGGCCCATAGAGGTTGATCAGGCAGGCGTCCGGATCGAACCCCTCAAAGCCCGCTGCCTGCGCGGCTTCAACCGCCAGGTCACGAAACCCGTCCGGCATATCAGGCCATAGCCTGCCGGTTTGCGGATCGCAGGCCTCATAGCGATAGCCGCGCCGATCAGACACCCAGCCCGCAGCCCCGCAATTGGTCATGGCGGCCGACATCGGCTTGCCCCCCGGTGTCATCAGGCGGCGAAACGGAGCCTGTGCTGCCACGTCCTCAATGTCGGCGATCAAGGCCTCAGCCTGCGCCAGAGCAAATCCGCGTATAAGCACGGCCCCGTCACTTAGGGCTTGCGGGCCGCTCTGCCCAAATAAATCCAGAGTCTCCGCCATTCAGGCCGCATCGTGGAAAATAATACCGGCGGCAAAGCGCTCACCTGTGCGAATCGGGCTAACGCCGTGACGCATAGTGACGCGGTAATTGCCGCGCGTCCCCCTGACCGGACGGTGATGCACGGCTATGACCGCAGCGTCGCCCCGATACAGTGGCACAACCTCAGCCCGTGACTGCATCCGCGGTCTTTGCTCAGTGAGCACCAGTTCCCCGCCGGTGAAATCCTCATCCGGCTCCGACAGCAGCACGACCACCTGCAGCGGAAAAATATGCTCTCCGTACAGATCCTGATGCAGGCAGTTATAATCACCGTCATGATAGCTCAGCAGCAACGGCGTCGGCCGCCCCTGCCCCGCTTCGTGACAGCGCGCCAGAAACTCTTCAAGCCGCAAAGGATAGCGCGTGGCAATATCCATATAGGCGTTCCAGCGATTGGCGACCGGGGCCAGCATTTCATAAAGCTCATGACGCAGGGTCGAGATCAGCGGCGGCAGGGGATAGGTGAAATATTTATATTCGCCCTTACCGAAGCCGTGGCGCGCCATATGGATGTGACTGCGAAACGCCGGGTCGGCCGCCCACAGGTTTTTGAGATCAGCGCACTCTTCGGCACTGATCAGGCCCGGCAGCAGGCCCCAGCCCTGCGCATCCAGTTCGCGCATCAGACGCGGTGTGTCGGCCAGACGCGGATTGTCGCGCACTATGGAAAGATCAAGCGTATCCATTACCTCTCTCCTCACGTTGCAGCAGGGATTGTTTGCGCTTAACCCCCCAGCGATAGCCGATAAGTGATCCGTTTCTCCCGATAATGCGGTGGCAGGGAATGACGACCGCGATACGGTTGGCGCCGCAGGCGGCAGCTACCGCGCGCACGGCCTTTGGATTACCGACACGCTGCGCCAATTCGGAATAGGTCAGGGTCTGCCCCGCCGGCACCGTCATCAGGGCCCGCCATACGCTTTGCTGAAATGCCGTGCCGCGCAGATCAAGCGGGCCGTCATAAGCCGCAGCGGGCGCATCGATCAGGGCGATGGCTTGCGCCAAAACGGCTCTAAGCCCAGCTACGTCTTCGATCAGTTCGGCATCGGGAAATCTGAGGGTCAACTGATCCCGCAAAACCTTCGGGTCGTCATCGATCATCACACTGCACAGACCGGCGGTACTTTGGGCAACCAGCACCGCCCCCAGACTGGACGGGCCTGTGGCGTAATGGATGGTTTCGGCAGGTGGTGAACTTTTGGGCATAAGCGCCTCCGGGCAGGATTATATCAGAGGTCGATTATGGCGAATAATGAATTCTAACACCGGCCATTTTCGGACATTATATTTGCGTTCTCCCGTTTGTGAAATTATACCTCCAAGCCAATCTTTGGCTTGGCAAGGGCGACCGCCCGCCGTCGCCCCTGCGACGAGCCTCGCGGCGTTTGAGCGTAAATATAATGTCCGAAAATGGCCGGTACGCGCTCAAAAACATGCTAGTCTTTTTCCCATGAACCGCGAAGATACCTATTATAACGCCTCACTGGCCCGCGACGTGCGCTTTGACGGCGTGTTCTTTATGGGCGTCACCTCGACCGGCATCTACTGCCGTCCGATATGCCCTGCCAAAAAGCCAAAGCCCGATAATTGCCGCTTTTTTGACAGTGCCGAAGCTGCCGAAAAAGCCGCGTTTCGCCCGTGCTTACGGTGTCGGCCTGAACTGGCACCGGGTCTGGCCCCCATCGATGATTCTGGTCGCATCGCCAGCCTGAT encodes:
- a CDS encoding EAL domain-containing protein: MTGQSQNTHDTIPASISALMAGAIHQTHVAVIVMDVRGRFIYANNAFSALTGLDRRTLLKRSIYDLCRDQPASRGAIESALKTLRRKSSCDGEVLLYNRDHHPIWGGFSVTKVRDDAGKLWLVATVTDITYGKLYESLQQKVLEALIQDKALSDILTLICLEAEELLPGITMSIQRIDEDGRIRPLAGPQLPDSYKQALNGVPIGPSVGSCGTSAYRGEPVLVNDIATDPLWKGYTQLVAPMGFNACWSTPVKNKCGRVAGTFAFYSHSAITLTPFMQSMVDICTRLCALAFEKRDYEDRLQFLAHHDALTALPNRTFFQRRLSEEAIRARRRKSALALHVIDLDRFKEVNDTLGHPVGDDVLKIVARTLIEHSSKTDVIARLGGDEFMLLQTGVKSAEDARLRAEHLIHAVRNAIMDHVPLTAGMVSASLGYALYPQDAANIDLLIRHADMALYRAKSEGRNRACAFDASMADAVNHRRRLEHDLRDAMTNGASGLSLAYQPQLRLSDQTVLGFEALLRWNHPQFGAIAPDIFIPIAEEAGLIVPLGEWILKEACTTAATWDMPLTIAVNLSPLQIFDGDLAHHVHDILIRTGLAPSRLELEVTEGVLIQNTDRALHILRRLKMLGVSIAMDDFGTGYSSLSYLQIFPFDKIKIDRAFISDLERNGHAKAIVRAVIGLGHAIGVPVLAEGVETESQLEILRSNGCDEAQGFLIGRPMPQASIASYLSLWAHPASTSLSQTPQKMSRA
- a CDS encoding acyl-CoA thioesterase — encoded protein: MTTQDAAPFVIEMKVRDSECDAQGVVNNANYLVYCEHARHEFLEAHGVHFKDLVARNIFLMVAHMDLTFLSPLTGGERFEVASTVQRHGPRARFEHVITRLPERTVCLKAHVDVICKIDGKLTRGTFFEAFG
- a CDS encoding response regulator; translation: MTTAPLPRLLIIDDCDANLVFVRYMMTALGADFDIARSETEAKALLAGESYGAVLIDHQPSRINALGLLDWMSGLEVKPRALVTTTDPSRQIIQRLFDAGCDHFLHRPLSANALCRLIPDMLFGHTDGLALAG
- a CDS encoding helix-turn-helix transcriptional regulator, which translates into the protein MGRAAKSDEPGLQDYLDRIHRAENFDDIWALLNQFRARKGFTSLTYMHIPPLGALDQEKPLIASEGFAQDWVAHFIENDYISISPVMEYARTAITPFCWSDIMNEDLRDTTTSPEIRKYVTNYLAYNVGDGLAFPLYGPMGRRALCSVGLPEIKMAVPAVLRQELQIIFQGAHLRYCDLILQSQSKQADLSPREVEILSWVARGKSNSVIANILEVSTHTIDTHMRRIYAKLNVTDRVAAAIYGVGAGILK
- the alkB gene encoding DNA oxidative demethylase AlkB, producing MAETLDLFGQSGPQALSDGAVLIRGFALAQAEALIADIEDVAAQAPFRRLMTPGGKPMSAAMTNCGAAGWVSDRRGYRYEACDPQTGRLWPDMPDGFRDLAVEAAQAAGFEGFDPDACLINLYGPGARMSLHQDRDETDLSQPIVSVSLGLEAVFLWGGMARTDPTQKIILRHGDVVVFGGASRLRFHGIAPLKPGHCPGIGARRYNLTFRRAI
- a CDS encoding 2OG-Fe(II) oxygenase, whose amino-acid sequence is MDTLDLSIVRDNPRLADTPRLMRELDAQGWGLLPGLISAEECADLKNLWAADPAFRSHIHMARHGFGKGEYKYFTYPLPPLISTLRHELYEMLAPVANRWNAYMDIATRYPLRLEEFLARCHEAGQGRPTPLLLSYHDGDYNCLHQDLYGEHIFPLQVVVLLSEPDEDFTGGELVLTEQRPRMQSRAEVVPLYRGDAAVIAVHHRPVRGTRGNYRVTMRHGVSPIRTGERFAAGIIFHDAA
- a CDS encoding methylated-DNA--[protein]-cysteine S-methyltransferase translates to MPKSSPPAETIHYATGPSSLGAVLVAQSTAGLCSVMIDDDPKVLRDQLTLRFPDAELIEDVAGLRAVLAQAIALIDAPAAAYDGPLDLRGTAFQQSVWRALMTVPAGQTLTYSELAQRVGNPKAVRAVAAACGANRIAVVIPCHRIIGRNGSLIGYRWGVKRKQSLLQREERGNGYA